Proteins encoded in a region of the Haloarchaeobius salinus genome:
- the thrS gene encoding threonine--tRNA ligase yields the protein MSQSESESQIAVVLPDGSELSVPEGASVEDVAYEIGPGLGRDTVAGKIDGDLVAKEAVVHDGAAIEIVTDGSDEYLDVMRHTAAHVLAQAVKRLYPDAKLAIGPPTDEGFYYDFDDIDVDADDLAALEDEMADIVEADLELEREAVSYEEAKERLADEPYKLELLDELHEAGAEITFYSQGDFEDLCAGPHVESTGEIGAFDLLEIAGAYWRGDEDNEMQTRIYGTAFESETDLEQFLDRKEEAERRDHRKIGNQMDLFSIQDVTGPGLPLYHPNGKTVLRELERFIEDLNLDSGYEYVETPHLFKTDLWKRSGHYDNYEDDMFLFEVDDDEFGLKPMNCPGHAAIFQDQSWSYRDLPVRYAEDGKVYRKEQSGELSGLSRVWAFTIDDGHLFVRPDQIEAEVEQILDAIDTVLDTFELDYEVALATRPEKSVGSDEIWERAESILERVIEEHEDEYVVEEGDGAFYGPKIDFAFEDALGRKWDGPTVQLDFNMPERFDLSYVGEDNEHHRPVMIHRGVYGSYERFFMVLIEHFEGKFPFWLAPEQVRILPISDDNLDYAHEVADEFSEFRVEVNDRDATIERKIRGAHNDRVPYMIIVGGNEEEAGNISVRDRKENQEYDVEVDEFRDHLRRERDEKHVEPDFLLD from the coding sequence ATGTCCCAGTCAGAATCCGAATCACAGATAGCGGTCGTACTACCGGACGGATCGGAACTCTCCGTCCCCGAAGGAGCCAGCGTCGAGGACGTCGCCTACGAGATCGGCCCCGGTCTCGGACGTGACACCGTCGCGGGCAAGATCGACGGCGACCTCGTCGCCAAGGAGGCCGTCGTCCACGACGGCGCGGCCATCGAGATCGTCACCGACGGCTCCGACGAGTACCTCGACGTGATGCGACACACGGCCGCCCACGTCCTCGCACAGGCGGTGAAACGACTGTACCCCGACGCGAAACTCGCCATCGGCCCACCGACGGACGAGGGCTTCTACTACGACTTCGACGACATCGACGTCGACGCCGACGACCTCGCCGCCCTCGAGGACGAGATGGCCGACATCGTCGAGGCGGACCTCGAACTCGAGCGCGAGGCGGTCTCCTACGAGGAGGCGAAGGAGCGCCTCGCCGACGAGCCGTACAAGCTCGAACTGCTCGACGAGCTCCACGAGGCGGGCGCGGAGATCACCTTCTACTCCCAGGGCGACTTCGAGGACCTCTGTGCCGGCCCGCACGTCGAGTCGACGGGCGAGATCGGCGCGTTCGACCTGCTCGAGATCGCCGGCGCGTACTGGCGCGGCGACGAGGACAACGAGATGCAGACGCGCATCTACGGCACGGCGTTCGAGAGCGAGACGGACCTCGAACAGTTCCTCGACCGGAAGGAGGAGGCCGAGCGACGCGACCACCGCAAGATCGGCAACCAGATGGACCTGTTCTCCATCCAGGACGTGACGGGGCCGGGGCTACCGCTGTACCACCCCAACGGGAAGACGGTGCTGCGCGAGCTGGAGCGGTTCATCGAGGACCTCAACCTCGATTCGGGCTACGAGTACGTCGAGACGCCCCACCTGTTCAAGACGGACCTGTGGAAGCGCTCGGGCCACTACGACAACTACGAGGACGACATGTTCCTCTTCGAGGTCGACGACGACGAGTTCGGGCTGAAGCCGATGAACTGCCCGGGACACGCCGCCATCTTCCAGGACCAGTCCTGGAGCTATCGCGACCTGCCTGTTCGCTACGCGGAGGACGGGAAGGTGTACCGCAAGGAGCAGTCCGGCGAGCTGTCCGGGCTCTCCCGTGTCTGGGCCTTTACCATCGACGACGGCCACCTGTTCGTCCGTCCCGACCAGATCGAGGCCGAGGTCGAGCAGATCCTCGACGCCATCGACACGGTGCTCGACACGTTCGAGCTCGACTACGAGGTCGCACTCGCGACGCGCCCCGAGAAGTCCGTCGGCAGCGACGAGATCTGGGAGCGGGCCGAGTCCATCCTCGAGCGGGTCATCGAGGAGCACGAGGACGAATACGTCGTCGAGGAGGGTGACGGCGCGTTCTACGGGCCGAAGATCGACTTCGCGTTCGAGGACGCCCTGGGGCGCAAGTGGGACGGCCCGACGGTCCAGCTCGACTTCAACATGCCCGAGCGCTTCGACCTCTCCTACGTCGGCGAGGACAACGAGCACCACCGCCCGGTGATGATCCACCGCGGGGTCTACGGCTCCTACGAGCGCTTCTTCATGGTGCTCATCGAGCACTTCGAGGGCAAGTTCCCGTTCTGGCTCGCCCCCGAGCAGGTCCGTATCCTGCCCATCTCGGACGACAACCTCGACTACGCCCACGAGGTCGCCGACGAGTTCTCGGAGTTCCGCGTCGAGGTCAACGACCGCGACGCCACCATCGAGCGCAAGATCCGCGGCGCGCACAACGACCGCGTGCCGTACATGATCATCGTCGGCGGCAACGAGGAGGAGGCCGGCAACATCTCGGTGCGCGACCGCAAGGAGAACCAGGAGTACGACGTCGAGGTCGACGAGTTCCGCGACCACCTCCGGCGCGAGCGCGACGAGAAGCACGTCGAGCCGGACTTCCTGCTGGACTGA
- a CDS encoding phosphoribosyltransferase family protein has protein sequence MNRAEKAALQLRAVDVLQMLKETRTYDELAEVTGLPAGDLNRYVNGHVLPSAERAHEVVSGVGHGALADELEARIEVDDEGYVDNSIAVFDQSFLDLVAPVAADAYGFERPDAVLTAATDGITLAAAMASYFGARCVYAKKSKETAVEEFVEARQRLQSGIELTYYLPASALSPGDTVLVVDDLIRSGETQELLLDIADHAGAAVGGVFALIAVGDEGTERAAALTDAPVGALVDVEP, from the coding sequence ATGAACCGCGCAGAGAAGGCGGCACTCCAGCTTCGCGCCGTCGACGTGCTCCAGATGCTGAAGGAGACGCGCACCTACGACGAACTCGCCGAGGTCACCGGCCTCCCGGCGGGCGATTTGAACCGCTACGTGAACGGCCACGTCCTCCCGAGCGCCGAGCGCGCCCACGAGGTCGTCTCCGGCGTCGGCCACGGGGCACTCGCCGACGAACTCGAAGCCAGGATCGAGGTGGACGACGAGGGCTACGTCGACAACTCAATCGCCGTCTTCGACCAGTCGTTCCTCGACCTCGTCGCACCGGTCGCCGCCGACGCCTACGGGTTCGAGCGGCCGGACGCCGTGCTGACCGCGGCGACGGACGGTATCACGCTCGCGGCGGCGATGGCGAGCTACTTCGGCGCGCGCTGTGTCTACGCGAAGAAGAGCAAGGAGACCGCCGTCGAGGAGTTCGTCGAGGCCCGCCAGCGCCTCCAGTCCGGCATCGAGCTCACCTACTACCTGCCGGCGTCCGCGCTCTCGCCGGGCGACACCGTCCTCGTCGTCGACGACCTCATCCGCTCGGGCGAGACCCAGGAGCTGCTGCTCGACATCGCGGACCACGCCGGTGCGGCGGTCGGCGGCGTCTTCGCCCTCATCGCGGTCGGCGACGAGGGCACCGAGCGTGCAGCCGCGCTCACCGACGCCCCGGTCGGCGCGCTGGTCGACGTCGAACCCTGA
- a CDS encoding DEAD/DEAH box helicase — protein MHVADLPLAERFVEHFAAQGVEELYPPQQAAVEAGVCEGERVLAAVPTASGKTFVAQLAMLTSDGPAVYVVPLRALATEKYDEFAELPDVSVGIATGDFDATDEDLARHDIVVATSEKVDSAIRNGAEWIEAVDCAVVDEIHLLDQDGRGPTLEVTVAKLRRLTPEIQLVGLSATVGNAAEIADWLDAELVASDWRPVDLKTGVYAEGTAVFEDGEERDIPTGGDQPAIALARDAVADGGQCLVFVSSRRSAQALAGDLADEFLADAAEVAEELRLLATTGTGTDLARSAANAVAFHHAGLSADQRRVVEDAFRNRELTVIVATPTLAAGVNVPARRVVVRDHERYDGDAMTPLPVLEVHQMFGRAGRPHLDPYGEALLVAGDAEAADDLRDRYVGAEPERVTSKLDSERALRTHVLSTVASGFADSRTEVLDLLDETFYGHQRAADELGSVVGDVLDYLAAAGMLDRRDGLAATRLGTLVSRVYVDPVTGASVVDAIEQAADLPRVTPLTVLELVCDTSDMPTLYTRNDEAGRVTDAATRRESELTKSVMSFDGDFQRWLDVFKTALMLADWADGVALDELAEQYGVGPGDVGRIAERAAWLLAATESIAGYIADEGGEVERVARVIRETREALVEREA, from the coding sequence ATGCACGTCGCGGACCTGCCGCTGGCCGAGCGCTTCGTCGAGCACTTCGCGGCCCAGGGCGTCGAGGAGCTCTACCCGCCACAGCAGGCGGCGGTCGAGGCCGGAGTCTGCGAGGGGGAACGCGTCCTCGCGGCCGTCCCCACCGCCTCGGGCAAGACGTTCGTCGCCCAGCTCGCGATGCTCACCAGCGACGGACCGGCGGTGTACGTCGTCCCGCTGCGGGCGCTCGCGACGGAGAAGTACGACGAGTTCGCAGAGCTGCCGGACGTGAGCGTCGGCATCGCGACGGGCGACTTCGACGCGACCGACGAGGACCTCGCCAGGCACGACATCGTCGTCGCCACCAGCGAGAAGGTCGACTCGGCGATCCGGAACGGGGCCGAGTGGATCGAAGCCGTCGACTGCGCGGTCGTCGACGAGATACACCTGCTCGACCAGGACGGGCGCGGACCGACGCTGGAGGTGACCGTCGCGAAGCTCCGCCGGCTCACCCCGGAGATCCAGCTCGTCGGGCTCTCCGCGACGGTCGGCAACGCCGCCGAGATCGCCGACTGGCTGGACGCCGAACTCGTCGCGAGCGACTGGCGACCCGTCGACCTGAAGACGGGCGTCTACGCCGAGGGGACCGCGGTGTTCGAGGACGGCGAGGAGCGCGACATCCCGACCGGCGGCGACCAGCCCGCAATCGCACTCGCCCGCGACGCCGTGGCCGACGGCGGCCAGTGCCTCGTGTTCGTCTCCTCGCGCCGGTCCGCGCAGGCGCTCGCTGGCGACCTCGCCGACGAGTTCCTCGCCGATGCCGCCGAGGTGGCGGAGGAGCTGCGCCTCCTGGCGACGACCGGCACGGGCACCGACCTCGCGCGCTCGGCCGCCAACGCGGTGGCGTTCCACCACGCCGGACTCTCGGCGGACCAGCGCCGGGTCGTCGAGGACGCCTTCCGGAACCGGGAGCTGACGGTCATCGTCGCGACGCCGACGCTCGCCGCCGGCGTCAACGTCCCGGCCCGCCGGGTCGTCGTCCGGGACCACGAGCGCTACGACGGCGACGCGATGACCCCGCTGCCGGTGCTCGAGGTCCACCAGATGTTCGGACGGGCCGGCCGCCCCCACCTCGACCCCTACGGCGAGGCGCTGCTCGTCGCCGGCGACGCCGAGGCGGCCGACGACCTGCGCGACCGCTACGTCGGGGCCGAGCCCGAGCGCGTCACCTCGAAGCTCGACAGCGAGCGCGCCCTGCGCACCCACGTGCTCTCGACGGTCGCGTCGGGCTTCGCCGACTCCCGGACCGAGGTGCTCGACCTGCTGGACGAGACGTTCTACGGCCACCAGCGCGCCGCCGACGAGCTGGGTTCGGTCGTCGGTGACGTGCTCGACTACCTCGCGGCGGCGGGGATGCTCGACCGGCGCGACGGGCTCGCCGCCACCCGGCTCGGCACGCTCGTCTCCCGGGTCTACGTCGACCCCGTCACCGGCGCGTCCGTCGTCGACGCCATCGAGCAGGCGGCCGACCTGCCGCGGGTGACGCCGCTGACCGTCCTCGAGCTCGTCTGCGACACGAGCGACATGCCGACGCTGTACACCCGCAACGACGAGGCCGGCCGGGTGACGGATGCGGCGACCCGACGCGAGAGCGAGCTCACGAAGTCGGTGATGAGCTTCGACGGCGACTTCCAGCGCTGGCTCGACGTGTTCAAGACCGCGCTGATGCTCGCGGACTGGGCCGACGGGGTCGCGCTCGACGAGCTCGCCGAGCAGTACGGCGTCGGGCCGGGCGACGTTGGACGCATCGCCGAACGGGCGGCGTGGCTGCTCGCGGCGACGGAGTCCATCGCGGGCTACATCGCCGACGAGGGCGGCGAGGTCGAACGCGTCGCCCGGGTCATCCGCGAGACGCGCGAGGCGCTGGTCGAGCGGGAGGCGTGA
- a CDS encoding NCS2 family permease, with translation MGSSDSAAEQSGSGGGSGLFGFDEHGTDLRTELLAGLTTFLTMSYIIVVNPAILSIVITPEELGVAPGMEFQLLAVTTIISSVAAMLVMAFYANRPFGLAPGMGLNAFFVAVVLTIPSVTWQVALAAVFVEGLLFIALTLVGLREYVINLFPDPVKYGVGPGIGLFLALIGLQQMRIIAGDIGIVEAPTDAGNFVTLNPVLAQDAIAIVSIVGVLLTLVLYARGVKGSIVAGILGTSVISYVVAALGVTADIGSLPVEGEGIKLAAATSSLAPGVGDLSYSVADYDITPLVGAFVDGFANVEAVTFAMVMFTFFFVDFFDTAGTLVGLSNAADMTDENGEVPEIEKPLLADAVGTTVGGIVGTSTVTTYIESSTGIEEGGRTGMTALVVAGLFLLALVAIPLLSAIPSFAPYVAFVIVAVFMLRNVTDIDWQDSASAITGGLTIMLMPLTTSIATGIAGGLLAYPLVSAAQGEFEDVRLGHWALAGLVVVYYVVRTVYI, from the coding sequence ATGGGTTCCAGTGACAGTGCGGCGGAGCAGTCGGGCTCTGGTGGTGGGTCCGGTCTGTTCGGCTTCGACGAGCACGGTACAGACCTCAGAACCGAGCTACTGGCGGGGCTGACGACGTTCCTGACGATGAGCTACATCATCGTCGTCAACCCGGCTATCCTCAGCATCGTCATCACCCCGGAGGAACTCGGGGTCGCGCCGGGGATGGAGTTCCAGCTGCTCGCCGTGACCACCATCATCTCCTCGGTCGCGGCGATGCTGGTGATGGCGTTCTACGCGAACCGACCCTTCGGGCTCGCCCCCGGGATGGGGCTGAACGCCTTCTTCGTCGCCGTCGTCCTGACGATTCCGTCGGTGACGTGGCAGGTCGCCCTCGCAGCCGTCTTCGTCGAGGGCCTGCTGTTCATCGCCTTGACGCTCGTCGGCCTGCGCGAGTACGTCATCAACCTCTTCCCCGACCCCGTGAAGTACGGCGTCGGGCCCGGTATCGGGCTGTTCCTCGCGCTCATCGGGCTCCAGCAGATGCGCATCATCGCCGGCGACATCGGTATCGTCGAGGCCCCGACCGACGCCGGGAACTTCGTGACGCTGAACCCGGTGCTCGCACAGGACGCCATCGCCATCGTCTCCATCGTCGGCGTGCTCCTGACGCTCGTGCTCTACGCCCGTGGCGTCAAGGGCTCCATCGTGGCGGGCATCCTCGGGACGAGCGTCATCAGCTACGTCGTCGCGGCCCTGGGCGTGACCGCCGACATCGGGTCGCTCCCGGTCGAGGGCGAGGGAATCAAGCTCGCCGCCGCGACGTCGAGCCTCGCACCCGGGGTCGGCGACCTCAGCTACTCCGTCGCGGACTACGACATCACCCCGCTGGTCGGCGCGTTCGTCGACGGGTTCGCGAACGTCGAGGCCGTGACGTTCGCGATGGTGATGTTCACGTTCTTCTTCGTCGACTTCTTCGACACCGCCGGCACGCTCGTCGGACTGTCCAACGCCGCGGACATGACCGACGAGAACGGCGAGGTCCCCGAAATCGAGAAGCCCCTGCTCGCCGACGCGGTCGGGACGACCGTCGGCGGCATCGTCGGCACCTCGACGGTGACGACGTACATCGAGTCCTCGACGGGTATCGAGGAGGGTGGCCGCACCGGGATGACGGCACTGGTCGTCGCCGGGCTGTTCCTGCTCGCGCTGGTCGCCATCCCGCTGCTCTCGGCGATCCCTTCGTTCGCACCGTACGTCGCGTTCGTCATCGTCGCGGTGTTCATGCTGCGCAACGTCACCGACATCGACTGGCAGGACAGCGCGAGCGCGATCACCGGCGGGCTGACCATCATGCTGATGCCGCTGACGACGTCCATCGCGACCGGGATCGCCGGCGGACTGCTCGCGTACCCGCTCGTCTCGGCGGCACAGGGCGAGTTCGAGGACGTCCGCCTCGGGCACTGGGCGCTCGCGGGGCTCGTCGTCGTCTACTACGTCGTCCGGACCGTCTACATCTGA
- a CDS encoding glutathione S-transferase N-terminal domain-containing protein, with the protein MSNLELYDLPGCPFCAKVKTKLDELGLEYETHEVPRSHSQRTEVKAVSGQTGVPVLVDPDNGVEGMPESDDIVAYLEEHYA; encoded by the coding sequence ATGTCCAACCTCGAACTGTACGACCTCCCCGGCTGTCCGTTCTGCGCGAAGGTGAAGACCAAGCTCGACGAGCTCGGCCTCGAGTACGAGACCCACGAGGTACCGCGCTCGCACAGCCAGCGCACCGAGGTGAAGGCGGTCAGCGGTCAGACCGGCGTCCCGGTGCTCGTCGACCCCGACAACGGCGTCGAGGGGATGCCCGAGTCCGACGACATCGTCGCGTACCTCGAGGAGCACTACGCGTAG
- a CDS encoding DUF5808 domain-containing protein, which translates to MPEKPSSGEILGVPYNFERPSLSRMVSSYWEPGEGMLVKKPFGIGYTLNLANWRSWVVIAIAGGLLWQERNSGSEAEEEEDDEAVEVIVED; encoded by the coding sequence ATGCCCGAGAAACCGAGTTCCGGCGAGATTCTGGGGGTCCCGTACAACTTCGAACGGCCGAGCCTCAGCCGCATGGTCTCCTCCTACTGGGAGCCCGGCGAGGGGATGCTCGTGAAGAAGCCCTTCGGCATCGGCTACACGCTGAACCTGGCGAACTGGCGCTCGTGGGTCGTCATCGCGATCGCCGGCGGCCTGCTCTGGCAGGAGCGCAACTCCGGCTCCGAGGCCGAGGAGGAGGAGGACGACGAGGCCGTCGAGGTCATCGTCGAGGACTAG
- a CDS encoding NADH-quinone oxidoreductase subunit D, whose amino-acid sequence MDGLVGEYVLDREEHLNAPGIVVRPDEVQTVLGHLKREAGYDHCSCVTAQQYEDRYETIYHLKRYDDPTDELSVVVPTSVDDPWSESAAPVYETANWHEREAYDLVGIDYGDHPDLRRILLPHTWQGHPLSTDYDQDQPQIVTLEGHANPLQDDGREGDTLFLNIGPHHPATHGVLHVETVLDGETVVGVDPDIGFIHRCQEQLCQQGTYRHQIMPYPDRWDWASSGLLNEWAYARAAEDMADIEVPEYAQVIRTMGAELCRIASHMLAVATYALDVFGEFTAVFQYGIRDREKALGLLEQLTGQRMMFNYFRLGGVAWDLPEPREAFFEDVRETLATFPPALEEYHDLLTSNEIFQLRCVDTGHLDPDTAKEYGCTGPVARGSGVDYDLRRDDPYGYYDELDWDVVTEDGCDNFARVLVRLREVEESARIIEQCVDVLEEWPDEDRTIQSNVPRTLKPEADTEVYRAVEGAKGELGIYMRSDGTGTPARFKIRSPCFSNLSALPPIAEGEYVADLIASLGSLDTIMGEVDR is encoded by the coding sequence ATCGACGGGCTGGTCGGCGAGTACGTCCTCGACCGCGAGGAGCACCTGAACGCGCCGGGCATCGTCGTCCGGCCGGACGAGGTCCAGACCGTCCTCGGCCACCTCAAGCGGGAGGCGGGCTACGACCACTGCTCCTGTGTCACCGCCCAGCAGTACGAGGACCGCTACGAGACCATCTACCACCTCAAGCGGTACGACGACCCGACCGACGAGCTGAGCGTCGTCGTCCCGACGAGCGTCGACGACCCGTGGAGCGAGTCCGCCGCCCCGGTGTACGAGACGGCGAACTGGCACGAACGCGAGGCGTACGACCTCGTCGGCATCGACTACGGCGACCACCCGGACCTGCGCCGCATCCTGCTGCCACACACCTGGCAGGGCCACCCGCTCTCGACCGACTACGACCAGGACCAGCCACAGATTGTCACGCTGGAGGGACACGCCAACCCCCTGCAGGACGACGGCCGCGAGGGGGACACGCTCTTTCTCAACATCGGCCCGCACCACCCCGCGACCCACGGCGTGTTACACGTCGAGACCGTCCTCGACGGCGAGACGGTGGTGGGCGTGGACCCGGACATCGGCTTCATCCACCGCTGTCAGGAGCAGCTGTGCCAGCAGGGCACCTACCGCCACCAGATCATGCCGTACCCGGACCGCTGGGACTGGGCCTCCTCGGGGCTGCTGAACGAGTGGGCCTACGCCCGCGCCGCCGAGGACATGGCCGACATCGAGGTGCCGGAGTACGCGCAGGTCATCCGGACGATGGGCGCGGAGCTCTGCCGCATCGCCTCGCACATGCTCGCCGTCGCGACGTACGCGCTCGACGTGTTCGGCGAGTTCACCGCCGTCTTCCAGTACGGCATCCGCGACCGCGAGAAGGCACTCGGGCTGCTCGAACAGCTCACCGGCCAGCGCATGATGTTCAACTACTTCCGCCTCGGCGGCGTCGCCTGGGACCTCCCCGAACCCCGCGAGGCGTTCTTCGAGGACGTCCGCGAGACGCTGGCGACGTTCCCGCCCGCCCTGGAGGAGTACCACGACCTGCTCACGAGCAACGAGATATTCCAGCTGCGCTGCGTCGATACCGGCCACCTCGACCCCGATACGGCCAAGGAGTACGGCTGCACCGGCCCCGTCGCCCGCGGCTCCGGGGTCGACTACGACCTCCGCCGTGACGACCCGTACGGCTACTACGACGAGCTCGACTGGGACGTCGTCACCGAGGACGGCTGCGACAACTTCGCCCGCGTGCTCGTCCGTCTGCGGGAGGTCGAGGAGAGCGCGAGGATCATCGAGCAGTGCGTCGACGTCCTCGAGGAGTGGCCCGACGAGGACCGAACCATCCAGTCGAACGTCCCCCGCACCCTCAAACCGGAGGCAGACACCGAGGTCTACCGCGCCGTCGAGGGCGCGAAGGGCGAGCTCGGCATCTACATGCGCTCGGACGGCACGGGCACGCCCGCGCGGTTCAAGATCCGGAGCCCGTGCTTCTCGAACCTCTCCGCGCTGCCCCCCATCGCCGAGGGCGAGTACGTCGCGGACCTGATCGCGTCGCTGGGCAGCCTCGACACCATCATGGGAGAAGTCGACCGCTGA
- a CDS encoding helix-turn-helix domain-containing protein, producing MKYLQVTLRHSAETIHPMHEFVCDHGGYDEYHLVNWNFATPDANTLLFHVHGPREPYEATLREVEGVQSFEVAPLGDDRFYVYVMDDPDETGQGLMAAFSRPSIAAVPPLSYRMDRSVSIGVLGEPDRLREVFEATPDDIRVDIERVGEYAADPAAAGARLTDRQREAVRVAQALGYYEVPREATVADVADELDCSTGTAAEHLQKAAAELLGDLDC from the coding sequence ATGAAGTACCTGCAGGTCACGCTCAGGCACTCGGCGGAGACCATCCATCCGATGCACGAGTTCGTCTGCGATCACGGCGGCTACGACGAGTACCACCTGGTCAACTGGAACTTCGCCACGCCCGACGCGAACACGCTCCTCTTCCACGTCCACGGCCCGCGCGAACCGTACGAGGCGACACTGCGGGAGGTCGAGGGCGTCCAGTCGTTCGAGGTCGCCCCCCTCGGTGACGACCGCTTCTACGTCTACGTCATGGACGACCCAGACGAGACAGGACAGGGGCTCATGGCGGCGTTCTCGCGACCGAGTATCGCCGCCGTCCCACCGCTGTCCTACCGGATGGACCGCTCGGTCTCCATCGGCGTCCTCGGCGAGCCCGACCGCCTCCGGGAGGTGTTCGAGGCGACGCCCGACGACATCCGGGTGGACATCGAGCGCGTCGGCGAGTACGCCGCGGACCCGGCCGCCGCGGGCGCTCGTCTCACCGACCGCCAGCGCGAGGCCGTCCGGGTGGCACAGGCTCTGGGCTACTACGAGGTGCCCCGCGAGGCGACAGTCGCCGACGTGGCGGACGAGCTCGACTGCTCGACGGGCACCGCCGCCGAACACCTCCAGAAGGCCGCCGCGGAACTGCTCGGTGACCTCGACTGCTGA
- the rdgB gene encoding RdgB/HAM1 family non-canonical purine NTP pyrophosphatase: MTIRFVTSNEGKVREAREYLTEPVEQVNYDYTEIQSDDLGDIAAHGAREAFEHLGGEGSVLVDDAGLFCDAFDGFPGPYSAYVQDTVGVQGVRDLVATAPDDRARFRTVLAYCDGDEVHTFEGAVQGRIVDPRGDGGFGYDPIFEHDGQTMAEMSTAEKNAISHRGRALAKFADWLAAEPAERKGPR; this comes from the coding sequence ATGACGATCCGCTTCGTGACGAGCAACGAGGGGAAGGTCCGCGAGGCACGCGAGTACCTCACCGAGCCCGTCGAGCAGGTGAACTACGACTACACCGAGATCCAGAGCGACGACCTCGGCGACATCGCCGCCCACGGCGCGCGCGAGGCGTTCGAACACCTCGGCGGCGAGGGGTCGGTGCTGGTCGACGACGCTGGCCTGTTCTGCGACGCGTTCGACGGCTTCCCCGGCCCGTACTCCGCCTACGTGCAGGACACCGTGGGCGTGCAGGGTGTGCGCGACCTCGTCGCCACCGCCCCCGACGACCGTGCACGCTTCCGGACCGTCCTCGCGTACTGCGATGGCGACGAGGTCCACACGTTCGAGGGCGCGGTCCAGGGCCGCATCGTCGACCCGCGTGGCGACGGCGGCTTCGGCTACGACCCGATCTTCGAGCACGACGGGCAGACCATGGCCGAGATGAGCACCGCCGAGAAGAACGCCATCAGCCACCGTGGCCGCGCGCTGGCGAAGTTCGCGGACTGGCTCGCCGCCGAGCCAGCCGAGCGGAAGGGGCCACGGTAG
- a CDS encoding SDR family NAD(P)-dependent oxidoreductase, with amino-acid sequence MTRDTALVTGASGGIGRELARQFARHGHDVVAVARREDVLAEVADEIESRYAVDVTPLPMDLDRDGASQELYDAVHERDLDVGILVNNVGIGTHGPFADSDLDEERTQLRLNVVTLVELTRLFLDDFTERDRGRILNVGSTAGFQPGPFMTGYYASKAYVNSFTEALAEELRDTGVSATVLAPGPVDTNFQSRAGMGHSAVGSTYKQPVEQVAKAGYTGVMRGKAVVVPGLPMKALWLLSRVTPRPILRRVSRMVNEER; translated from the coding sequence ATGACACGTGACACCGCCCTCGTCACCGGTGCGTCAGGCGGCATCGGTCGCGAGCTCGCCCGCCAGTTCGCCCGCCACGGCCACGACGTCGTCGCCGTCGCCCGCCGCGAGGACGTCCTCGCCGAGGTCGCCGACGAGATAGAATCGCGCTACGCCGTCGACGTGACGCCGCTCCCGATGGACCTCGACCGGGACGGCGCGAGCCAGGAGCTGTACGACGCGGTCCACGAGCGCGACCTCGACGTCGGCATCCTGGTGAACAACGTCGGTATCGGGACGCACGGTCCCTTCGCCGACTCGGACCTCGACGAGGAGCGCACCCAGCTGCGGCTGAACGTCGTCACGCTCGTCGAGCTCACCCGGCTGTTCCTCGACGACTTCACCGAGCGCGACCGGGGGAGGATCCTCAACGTCGGCTCAACCGCCGGGTTCCAGCCCGGCCCGTTCATGACCGGCTACTACGCCAGCAAGGCGTACGTCAACTCCTTCACCGAGGCGCTCGCCGAGGAGCTCCGGGACACCGGTGTCTCCGCGACGGTCCTCGCCCCTGGCCCGGTCGATACCAACTTCCAGTCCCGTGCCGGCATGGGCCACTCCGCGGTCGGTTCGACGTACAAACAGCCCGTCGAGCAGGTCGCCAAGGCGGGCTACACCGGGGTGATGCGAGGCAAGGCCGTCGTCGTCCCGGGGCTGCCGATGAAGGCACTCTGGCTGCTGTCGCGGGTGACCCCGCGGCCGATCCTCCGGCGGGTCTCTCGGATGGTCAACGAGGAGCGGTAA